One genomic window of Borreliella garinii includes the following:
- a CDS encoding MBL fold metallo-hydrolase, whose amino-acid sequence MVGTFLGTGASSGVPMLNCSCRVCTSSFSKNKRLRSSFFLKLSSGIKLLIDTGPDIRQQLLRENIDNLDLVLYTHEHYDHIMGFDDIKFYTREAPLNIYARDTTMVHIMNAFSHNFSSKPSLSGKANIIPNVIRDFEPIFFKDLKIVPIPLIHGEIISLGYRIGNLAYLTDVKSIPEESYNYLKNLDLLIIDAIRIKPHPAHLNFSEAICEVKKINPKISYFTHIAHDIMHEEFDYLEKDNIYLAYDGLKIYF is encoded by the coding sequence ATGGTTGGAACCTTTTTGGGAACAGGTGCTTCAAGTGGTGTTCCTATGTTAAATTGTAGCTGTAGAGTCTGTACTTCAAGTTTTAGCAAAAATAAAAGGTTAAGAAGCTCTTTTTTTCTTAAGTTATCTTCTGGCATCAAATTATTGATTGATACAGGTCCTGATATTAGGCAACAACTTTTAAGAGAGAATATAGATAATCTTGATTTAGTGCTTTATACTCATGAACATTATGATCATATTATGGGTTTTGATGATATTAAGTTTTATACACGAGAGGCTCCTTTAAACATTTATGCTAGAGATACCACTATGGTTCACATAATGAATGCTTTTTCGCATAATTTTTCATCTAAACCTTCTTTAAGTGGAAAGGCAAACATTATTCCTAATGTGATTAGAGATTTTGAACCCATTTTTTTTAAAGATCTAAAGATAGTGCCAATTCCTTTGATTCATGGAGAGATAATTAGTTTGGGTTATAGAATAGGCAATTTAGCGTATCTTACCGATGTTAAATCTATTCCGGAAGAGTCCTATAATTATTTAAAAAATTTAGATCTACTTATAATAGATGCTATAAGGATTAAGCCTCATCCCGCTCATCTAAATTTTTCAGAGGCTATTTGCGAGGTAAAAAAAATCAATCCTAAAATTTCTTACTTTACACATATTGCACACGATATAATGCATGAAGAATTTGATTATTTAGAAAAAGACAATATCTATTTAGCTTATGATGGATTAAAGATTTATTTTTGA
- a CDS encoding bactofilin family protein — MNAFKLKHSFLEVSMSIDSLEFEESSTQNVIKKNFEFEGYIESNKPIIIEGKLKGLINSSNSIYLREKASVEAEIKCQHLLNHGKIKGNIEALKTIKIYKTGKLIGNIKTKELFIDSGAIFKGNCEMEDFEE; from the coding sequence ATGAATGCTTTTAAGTTAAAGCATTCATTTTTAGAGGTTTCAATGAGCATAGATAGTTTAGAATTCGAAGAAAGTAGTACTCAAAATGTAATTAAAAAAAATTTTGAATTTGAAGGATATATTGAAAGTAATAAACCAATAATAATAGAAGGAAAGCTTAAGGGCTTAATAAACTCATCAAACTCAATCTATCTAAGGGAAAAAGCTAGTGTTGAAGCTGAAATAAAATGCCAACACCTACTAAATCATGGAAAAATAAAAGGAAATATTGAGGCTTTAAAAACAATTAAAATCTACAAAACCGGCAAATTAATAGGAAACATTAAAACCAAAGAACTTTTTATTGATTCTGGAGCAATATTTAAGGGGAATTGTGAAATGGAGGATTTTGAAGAATGA
- a CDS encoding TIGR02757 family protein — MQIKAKNSLYDFLEEIYSKYNKKKFIHPDPLEFLYRYKEKEDIELVGLISSSLSLGRVEKILEAIERILKPLGKSPSEKLKLVNEKDLKEMFKGFVYRFFKEEDIVRLLYTLKIIKEQYHTLENLLYSIYQKNQNFILSIDELIKHMEKINGREFGMLLPKPSKGSSCKRLFLFLRWMIRKDDIDLGIWEKFNPNKLIIPMDTHMTNIASKLFKIKEIKNANLKKAIKITRYFAKENREDPVKYDFSLTRFGINRDFNKEKLLNNIDKL; from the coding sequence ATGCAAATAAAAGCTAAAAACTCGCTATATGATTTTCTAGAAGAGATATATTCAAAATATAATAAAAAAAAATTTATACATCCTGATCCTTTAGAATTTTTATATAGATATAAAGAAAAAGAAGACATTGAACTTGTAGGCCTAATTAGTTCTTCATTGTCACTTGGAAGAGTAGAAAAAATTTTAGAAGCAATAGAGAGAATACTCAAGCCACTTGGCAAATCCCCTTCTGAGAAGCTTAAGCTAGTAAATGAAAAAGACTTAAAAGAAATGTTTAAAGGCTTTGTTTATAGATTCTTTAAAGAAGAAGACATTGTAAGACTACTATATACCCTTAAGATAATAAAAGAACAGTATCATACACTTGAAAATCTTCTTTACAGTATTTATCAAAAAAACCAAAATTTTATACTTAGTATAGATGAATTAATAAAGCATATGGAAAAAATAAATGGAAGAGAATTTGGAATGCTGCTTCCAAAGCCTTCAAAGGGAAGCTCTTGTAAAAGACTTTTTTTATTTTTAAGATGGATGATACGCAAAGATGACATCGATTTAGGTATTTGGGAAAAATTCAATCCTAACAAGCTTATAATACCAATGGATACTCATATGACAAATATTGCCTCAAAGCTATTTAAAATAAAAGAAATAAAAAACGCAAATCTTAAAAAAGCAATAAAAATTACAAGATATTTTGCAAAAGAAAATAGAGAAGATCCTGTAAAATACGATTTTTCTTTAACCCGATTTGGAATAAATAGAGATTTTAATAAAGAAAAATTATTAAATAATATTGACAAACTATAA
- a CDS encoding tetratricopeptide repeat protein: protein MKFFFLLQITLILLSNSILLFGQSQLKEKEDSLLLYKEGKFKEAISNTLEEIRLSPNNLDARTILIWSLIAIGEYKRAEKEAIVGLGIKKYDIRIIQALGEAYFFQKNYENALKYFQEYISLDSKGARIIKVYNLIADSFYELKRYNEADFAYENALRFAPNNQNLLIKLARSRINANNKILAEEALIKLLTISPNNLEAKNLLEELKKNNSKP from the coding sequence ATGAAATTCTTTTTTCTATTACAAATAACTTTAATTCTGCTATCCAATTCAATCTTATTATTTGGACAATCGCAGCTTAAGGAAAAAGAAGACTCCCTCCTTCTCTATAAAGAAGGAAAATTTAAAGAAGCTATTTCAAATACGTTAGAAGAAATTCGGTTAAGTCCTAACAACTTAGATGCTAGAACAATATTGATATGGAGCTTAATAGCTATAGGAGAATACAAAAGAGCTGAAAAAGAAGCTATTGTGGGTCTTGGCATTAAAAAATATGACATAAGAATTATTCAAGCACTAGGAGAAGCTTATTTTTTCCAAAAAAATTATGAGAATGCATTAAAATACTTTCAAGAATATATTAGCCTTGATTCCAAGGGCGCAAGAATAATAAAAGTTTATAATTTGATTGCAGATTCCTTCTATGAGTTAAAAAGATATAATGAAGCAGATTTTGCATACGAAAATGCATTACGATTTGCTCCTAATAACCAAAATTTATTAATAAAATTAGCAAGATCAAGAATAAATGCAAATAATAAAATATTAGCAGAAGAAGCACTAATTAAACTCCTTACGATCTCTCCTAATAATCTAGAAGCAAAAAATTTACTAGAAGAATTAAAAAAAAACAACAGTAAACCTTGA
- the xth gene encoding exodeoxyribonuclease III: MKLISWNVNGIRAVFKKGFLEFVQEYTPDILCVQETKALKEQLPRDLILENYYSYFSKSKIKGYSGVCIYSKVKPIAVNLLGKEIFDNEGRGLIAYYDNFVLINGYFPNSQALRRRLVYKLNFLSYVENLIDSLVNGGKNVVICGDFNIAHTKIDLISPDSNRDSPGYYIEETTWLDRFLNKGYVDTFRIFNKEPGYYTWWSYRTRARERNMGWRIDYFIVNEFFKRNVKKSLILDKVMGSDHCPVFLELADVVNKGRKLD; this comes from the coding sequence ATGAAATTAATTTCATGGAATGTAAATGGAATTAGAGCCGTTTTCAAGAAAGGTTTTCTTGAGTTTGTACAAGAATATACTCCAGATATTTTATGTGTTCAAGAAACTAAAGCTTTGAAAGAGCAGTTGCCAAGGGATTTAATTCTTGAAAATTATTATTCTTATTTTTCAAAGTCAAAGATTAAAGGTTATAGTGGTGTTTGTATTTACTCTAAAGTTAAGCCTATTGCTGTAAATTTACTTGGAAAAGAAATTTTTGACAATGAAGGTAGGGGGCTTATAGCATACTACGATAATTTTGTATTGATTAACGGTTATTTTCCTAATTCTCAAGCTTTAAGAAGAAGGCTTGTTTATAAACTTAATTTTTTATCTTATGTTGAGAATCTTATAGATTCTCTTGTAAATGGTGGGAAAAATGTGGTAATTTGTGGTGATTTTAATATTGCTCATACCAAGATTGACCTTATAAGTCCTGATTCTAATAGAGACTCTCCCGGATATTATATTGAAGAAACGACTTGGCTAGATCGTTTTTTAAACAAAGGATATGTGGATACATTTAGGATATTTAATAAGGAACCCGGTTATTATACTTGGTGGAGCTATAGAACAAGAGCAAGGGAGAGAAATATGGGTTGGAGAATTGATTATTTTATTGTTAATGAATTTTTTAAGAGAAATGTTAAAAAATCTCTAATTTTAGACAAAGTAATGGGAAGCGACCATTGTCCTGTTTTTTTAGAGTTGGCTGATGTAGTTAATAAAGGGAGGAAGCTAGATTGA
- a CDS encoding aldo/keto reductase, producing the protein MNNLKEKINTYSKLILGSWQFGGGYFKQVEKETAKKILKKAYNHGIRNIDTAKAYGNGISEKIIGEIILKDPTIRENILIASKCYPMEISEFTNNFNESLKNLKTDYIDIYYIHWPKNDFDLRPIASFLEEMRAKEKIKYVGVSNFEISHMESIKNVCKIDVNQIGYNPLFRNKEKDVIPYCEDNNIATISYSTIAQGLLSKANIKDKSKFNDIITGKLILFKKEIWPHTLKTINKLAEIAKRNNLTILELTYSWLKKTKLSGFIVGFSKESYVESNLNSFKAEINDEVYKEITSILDNFNHQTKNFPNLFNKKI; encoded by the coding sequence ATGAATAATCTTAAAGAAAAAATAAATACTTATAGCAAACTAATTTTGGGGTCTTGGCAATTTGGAGGGGGATATTTTAAACAGGTTGAAAAAGAAACTGCCAAAAAAATATTGAAAAAAGCATATAATCACGGGATTAGAAATATTGACACTGCAAAAGCTTATGGAAATGGAATTTCAGAAAAAATAATTGGTGAAATAATATTAAAGGACCCAACAATAAGAGAAAATATTTTAATTGCAAGTAAATGCTACCCAATGGAAATTTCAGAATTTACAAACAACTTTAATGAAAGCCTTAAAAATTTAAAAACCGATTATATAGATATTTACTATATACACTGGCCTAAAAACGATTTTGATCTAAGACCAATCGCCTCATTTCTTGAAGAAATGAGGGCAAAAGAAAAAATAAAATATGTGGGTGTAAGTAATTTTGAAATATCACACATGGAAAGCATAAAAAACGTTTGCAAAATTGACGTCAACCAAATAGGATACAACCCCTTATTTAGAAATAAAGAAAAAGATGTAATTCCTTACTGCGAAGACAACAATATTGCAACCATATCATACTCAACAATTGCTCAAGGACTTTTATCTAAAGCTAATATAAAAGACAAAAGCAAATTTAATGATATTATAACGGGGAAATTGATACTTTTTAAAAAAGAAATTTGGCCTCATACTTTAAAAACCATAAATAAACTTGCAGAGATAGCAAAGAGAAACAATTTAACAATTTTAGAATTAACATATTCATGGCTTAAAAAAACAAAATTAAGTGGATTTATAGTGGGTTTCAGCAAGGAAAGTTATGTAGAATCAAACTTGAATTCATTTAAAGCGGAAATTAATGACGAAGTATACAAAGAGATTACATCAATCTTAGATAATTTTAATCACCAAACAAAAAATTTCCCAAATTTATTTAACAAAAAAATTTAA
- a CDS encoding M16 family metallopeptidase, producing the protein MNCQRIKSYWKFTSVFLFFFFSCVSNELKLDKNLVKGKLVNGLSYYIYKNQTPKNVVNMGIVFNVGSINEEDNERGIAHYLEHMAFNGTKDYPGNSIINVLKKFGMQFGADINAATSFDFTYYRLDLSDGNNKDEIDESINILRNWASQISFMKEEIDLERNIIIEEKKFSETYPRRIYEKMYKFLASGSIYEFRNPIGLEERILSFQPEDFKKFYRKWYRPELASVIVVGDIDPREIEEKIKKQFISWKNPTDKIKKVKVNLDVKLKDKFLLLEDLEVGEPSLMFFKKEIVNVEQTKNDVLNAIKSSLLAALFENRFSELKTAGVKHFKNVSNKDFFSFKSDNNTIVARSISLNFNPDYLNEGIEDFFYELERIRKFGFTQGEFEKVRSQFFKFLSLKKDNINKTNSGAIFEDLIDIAVAGSNKFDMSEYCDLSLQYLEKINLKTINNLVGKEFDVKNCAIFYSYNGRVHPTLAFEDVDKLQKIALKREFKPYENSSIEGKFFKESLENKDIIRENELENKISSFVLENGVEVYFKYNDQKKGVIDFRATSWGGLINEDPKLISVLTFAPGVVSSSGYGDYSALQIEKYLSDKAVSLNVSVGAQESYIVGSSDKKDLETLFELIYFTFKAPKIDDVFLQNAINDIKALIKTNENNSKYHFNKAISKFLNNNDPRFEDAKESDLQYFTKENILSFYKKRFTYANNFKFVFVGDSDIETIKAYSKKYLGNLNFKKISEYKDLDYSYSTNFNKTVIRKGKDSTSFAYVVYPFKFNYLEETSLNLNALADLLTDDLIKNIREKMSSVYSIQAYFDSNLRKYVDSDGILSILFTTEPKELDNVLNSINRYMIERQKIDFNDQDFSYVKKNYIKNTKINSEKNSYWISNILASLSWHGVFKNNFGVKFIETNLSKDLINKFFKKINLNEKAEILLIPE; encoded by the coding sequence ATGAATTGTCAAAGAATTAAAAGTTATTGGAAATTTACAAGCGTTTTTCTATTTTTTTTCTTTTCCTGTGTTTCTAATGAGTTGAAGCTAGATAAAAACTTAGTAAAGGGAAAACTTGTTAATGGACTTAGCTATTATATTTATAAAAATCAAACCCCAAAGAATGTTGTTAATATGGGAATTGTCTTTAATGTCGGCTCTATTAATGAAGAAGATAATGAGAGGGGCATTGCTCATTATCTTGAACATATGGCCTTTAATGGTACAAAAGATTATCCTGGGAATTCCATTATCAATGTTCTTAAAAAATTTGGAATGCAATTTGGTGCTGATATTAATGCTGCCACTAGTTTCGATTTCACTTATTATAGACTTGATTTGTCAGATGGTAACAATAAAGATGAAATTGATGAATCTATAAATATTTTGAGGAACTGGGCTTCTCAAATCAGCTTCATGAAAGAAGAAATAGATTTGGAGCGTAATATTATTATCGAGGAAAAAAAGTTTAGTGAAACTTATCCTAGAAGAATTTATGAAAAAATGTATAAGTTTTTGGCAAGTGGAAGTATTTATGAATTTAGGAATCCTATTGGACTTGAAGAGCGAATTTTGTCTTTTCAGCCAGAAGATTTCAAAAAGTTTTATCGAAAGTGGTATAGGCCAGAACTTGCAAGTGTTATTGTGGTAGGAGATATTGATCCTAGAGAAATTGAAGAGAAAATAAAGAAACAATTTATTTCTTGGAAAAATCCAACTGATAAAATTAAAAAGGTAAAAGTAAATTTAGATGTAAAGCTTAAAGATAAGTTTTTACTTTTAGAAGATTTGGAAGTAGGGGAACCCAGTTTAATGTTCTTTAAAAAGGAAATTGTTAACGTAGAACAGACTAAAAATGACGTTTTAAATGCTATTAAAAGTTCTTTATTGGCTGCTCTTTTTGAAAATAGATTTTCTGAATTAAAGACTGCTGGGGTAAAGCATTTTAAAAATGTTTCAAATAAAGATTTTTTTTCATTCAAATCAGATAACAATACTATTGTTGCAAGATCAATTTCCTTAAACTTTAATCCAGATTATTTGAATGAAGGAATAGAAGACTTTTTTTATGAGCTTGAGAGAATAAGAAAATTTGGATTTACCCAGGGTGAGTTTGAAAAAGTTAGATCTCAATTTTTTAAATTTTTGTCATTAAAAAAAGATAATATAAATAAAACAAATTCAGGGGCTATTTTTGAAGATTTAATAGACATTGCTGTTGCTGGTTCTAATAAATTCGATATGAGTGAATATTGCGATCTTTCTTTACAATATTTAGAAAAAATTAATTTAAAGACAATAAACAATCTTGTAGGAAAAGAGTTTGATGTGAAAAATTGTGCAATTTTTTATTCTTATAATGGAAGAGTACATCCTACTTTGGCTTTTGAAGACGTTGATAAGCTTCAAAAGATAGCTTTAAAAAGAGAGTTTAAGCCTTATGAGAATTCTTCAATTGAAGGTAAATTTTTTAAAGAGTCTTTAGAAAATAAAGATATTATTAGAGAAAATGAGCTTGAAAATAAAATTTCATCATTTGTTCTTGAAAATGGAGTTGAAGTTTATTTTAAATATAATGATCAAAAAAAAGGTGTAATTGATTTTAGAGCAACTTCTTGGGGAGGTTTAATCAATGAGGATCCAAAGCTTATTTCTGTTTTAACTTTTGCTCCTGGAGTAGTATCTAGTTCAGGCTACGGTGATTATTCTGCATTGCAGATTGAAAAATATTTATCAGATAAAGCTGTTTCTTTAAATGTTAGCGTTGGAGCCCAAGAATCATATATTGTTGGAAGTTCAGATAAAAAAGATCTTGAAACTCTTTTTGAGCTTATATATTTTACTTTTAAGGCACCCAAAATAGATGATGTTTTCTTGCAAAATGCTATTAATGATATAAAAGCATTAATAAAGACCAATGAAAATAATTCTAAATATCATTTTAACAAAGCTATTAGTAAATTTTTAAACAATAATGATCCTAGATTTGAAGATGCAAAAGAGAGTGATTTGCAATATTTTACAAAAGAAAATATTTTATCTTTTTATAAGAAAAGGTTTACTTATGCAAATAATTTTAAGTTTGTTTTTGTTGGAGATTCAGATATTGAGACAATAAAAGCTTATTCAAAGAAATATTTAGGAAATCTTAACTTTAAAAAAATAAGCGAGTATAAAGATTTAGATTATTCTTATAGTACAAATTTTAATAAAACAGTTATAAGGAAGGGAAAAGATTCAACTAGCTTTGCTTATGTGGTTTATCCTTTTAAATTTAATTATTTAGAAGAAACCTCATTAAATTTAAATGCTTTAGCGGATCTTTTAACGGATGATCTTATAAAAAATATTAGAGAAAAAATGTCGAGTGTTTATTCAATTCAAGCTTATTTTGACTCCAATTTAAGGAAATATGTAGATTCCGATGGTATTTTGTCTATTTTGTTTACTACTGAGCCCAAAGAGTTGGATAATGTTTTGAATTCTATTAATCGCTATATGATCGAAAGGCAAAAAATAGATTTTAATGATCAAGATTTTTCTTATGTTAAGAAGAATTATATTAAAAATACAAAGATAAATTCAGAAAAAAATAGTTATTGGATTTCAAATATATTAGCATCATTATCCTGGCATGGAGTATTTAAAAATAATTTTGGTGTTAAGTTTATAGAGACAAATTTAAGCAAAGATTTGATAAATAAATTTTTTAAGAAAATTAATCTTAACGAAAAAGCAGAGATATTGTTAATACCCGAATAG
- a CDS encoding type III pantothenate kinase, with product MNKPLLSELIIDIGNTSIACALFEDNKVNLFIKMKTNLMLSYDEVYSFFKENFDFNVNQVFISSVVPVLNGIFENIIFSFFKIKPLFISFDLNYNLTFNPYRSGKFLLGSDVFANLVAAIENYSLENVLVADLGTACTIFAVSRQDGILGGLINSGPLINFNSLLDSAYLLKKFPISTPTNLLERTTSGSVNSGLFYQYKYLIEGVYHDIKKMYKKEFNLIITGGNANLLLPLIEVEFIFNIHLTVEGIRILGNSIVVKFVN from the coding sequence ATGAATAAGCCCTTATTATCAGAATTGATAATTGATATTGGAAATACTAGTATTGCTTGTGCATTATTTGAAGACAATAAAGTCAATTTATTTATTAAAATGAAAACAAATCTTATGTTAAGTTATGATGAGGTCTATAGTTTTTTTAAAGAAAATTTTGACTTTAATGTAAATCAAGTTTTTATAAGTAGCGTTGTTCCTGTTCTTAACGGAATATTTGAAAATATCATTTTTTCTTTTTTTAAGATAAAGCCTTTGTTTATTAGTTTTGATTTAAATTATAATTTAACATTTAATCCTTACAGAAGTGGTAAATTTTTGCTAGGATCAGATGTTTTTGCTAATCTTGTTGCGGCCATTGAAAATTATTCATTAGAAAATGTTTTGGTAGCAGACCTTGGGACAGCATGTACTATTTTTGCTGTTAGTAGGCAGGATGGAATACTTGGCGGTCTTATTAATTCTGGTCCTTTGATAAATTTTAATTCTTTATTAGATAGTGCTTATCTTCTTAAGAAATTCCCCATTAGTACCCCAACCAATCTTTTAGAGAGAACTACATCTGGGAGTGTAAACAGCGGTTTATTTTATCAATATAAGTATTTAATAGAAGGTGTTTATCATGATATTAAAAAGATGTATAAAAAAGAATTCAATTTGATAATTACTGGGGGTAATGCGAATCTACTTTTACCATTAATTGAGGTAGAATTTATTTTTAATATTCATTTAACTGTAGAAGGTATTAGAATTTTAGGAAATTCTATTGTCGTTAAGTTTGTTAATTGA
- a CDS encoding inositol monophosphatase family protein → MDWDFEKIIFLLNESTRLALSGSAKLSLYFKSDGSIVTQVDKQIEQFLFREIKKPGNFFIGEETIFTYGEEYIKDALMAENTFIIDPIDGTSSFAAGLPSYGISLACASGGKITEGAISLPLSGEFFITFKDSVFYAKKNVGTYPLRKDFNKFIFANSKCYNSHSLLAVSKSIIRSFNLNTSSHIHINGSCVYSFAKLFTGSYKAYFSFVGLWDIAACLAIGNKLGMVGEFYCGNKMTLDILDSMYILEPNNRKRWSLKDFFIYSDNKSTIDIVRKVANKKFNK, encoded by the coding sequence ATGGATTGGGATTTTGAAAAAATTATATTTTTGCTAAATGAGTCAACTAGGCTTGCATTAAGTGGTTCTGCTAAATTAAGTTTGTATTTTAAATCTGATGGGTCTATTGTAACTCAGGTTGATAAGCAGATTGAGCAATTCTTATTCAGAGAAATCAAAAAGCCTGGTAATTTTTTTATTGGGGAAGAGACCATATTTACTTATGGAGAAGAGTATATTAAAGATGCTTTAATGGCAGAGAATACTTTTATTATTGATCCGATTGATGGAACTTCTTCTTTTGCAGCAGGCCTTCCTTCATATGGAATATCACTAGCGTGTGCCAGTGGTGGTAAAATTACTGAAGGCGCTATTTCTCTTCCTTTAAGCGGAGAGTTTTTTATTACTTTTAAAGACAGTGTATTTTATGCTAAAAAAAACGTTGGTACCTATCCTTTAAGAAAAGATTTTAATAAGTTTATTTTTGCTAATTCTAAATGTTATAATAGCCACAGTTTGCTTGCAGTTTCAAAGTCTATTATAAGGTCATTTAATCTTAATACTTCTTCTCATATTCATATTAATGGTTCTTGTGTTTATTCTTTTGCCAAACTTTTTACAGGTTCTTATAAGGCTTATTTTTCTTTTGTAGGACTTTGGGATATTGCAGCGTGTTTAGCTATTGGGAATAAATTAGGCATGGTTGGCGAATTTTATTGTGGCAATAAAATGACATTAGACATTTTAGATTCAATGTACATTTTAGAGCCTAATAATCGTAAAAGATGGTCCTTGAAAGATTTTTTTATTTATTCTGATAATAAATCAACAATAGACATTGTAAGAAAAGTCGCGAATAAAAAATTTAATAAGTAA
- a CDS encoding glucosaminidase domain-containing protein — translation MIKKFLLFAMINIFLINKAYSNEEVIEISTEIQKEKYIPFLISRGKTQLEDLVKYTLEINPDLDKNYVNTIAKTYIEESLIEGINYDIAYAQMLLETGVLKFNGIVSKEQHNFSGIGATNNLTKGNSFPSITEGIKAHIQHLKAYASKQNINSNVVDPRFYLVERGSAPTIYDLTGKWAKDKLYDKKLKKILLELLEYNNANKS, via the coding sequence ATGATAAAAAAATTCTTGCTATTTGCAATGATAAACATCTTTCTAATAAATAAAGCTTATAGTAATGAAGAGGTAATCGAAATAAGTACTGAAATACAAAAAGAAAAATATATTCCCTTTTTAATAAGTAGAGGAAAAACCCAACTGGAAGACCTTGTAAAATATACTCTAGAAATAAATCCAGACCTTGACAAAAACTATGTAAATACTATTGCTAAAACCTACATAGAAGAATCTTTAATTGAAGGCATTAATTACGATATTGCCTATGCTCAAATGCTACTAGAAACAGGCGTTCTAAAATTTAATGGGATAGTATCAAAGGAACAACACAATTTTTCAGGAATAGGCGCTACTAATAATCTTACAAAGGGAAATTCTTTTCCCAGTATTACAGAAGGAATTAAAGCTCATATTCAACATTTAAAAGCTTATGCATCAAAACAAAATATCAACTCAAATGTGGTTGATCCTAGATTTTACCTTGTTGAAAGAGGATCTGCTCCAACAATATATGATTTAACTGGGAAATGGGCAAAAGATAAACTTTATGATAAAAAGCTTAAAAAAATATTATTAGAACTATTAGAATATAATAATGCAAATAAAAGCTAA